TCAGTGGATCAATTGGATTTGGGTATGTGAGAAGCTGTGGCAGAAAAGACTCGAAGATATTGGACAAATCTGCAGATGAAAAGACAATGTCTCATTATTCATAAAGATTTAAGTACATTTAATGCAAAATACCATATAAAGCTGTCCAAGCTTGGTTGATGACATCAAGACAGACTGTTCCTGAGACCTCGTCAATGTTTGGATGGTAAACCTTGTTCATGAATCCAATAGATGGTGATTTGAACGGATAGTGCTCTGGCAAGTGAACTCGGACTTTCCAAATCCCTCCTTCATACGGTGCtacatttttcaatgaaataatgACCTGAAAACAACCATGAATGATTTCTCATCACTTACTTCCTCTTGGACCATAAAACTTGACAGCAAATTCATTAAGTCCTCCAAGGATAGTGACCTCGTATTTGCTTTCAAtcctgaaaacaaaaacagcggGTATTACAATAAAGACTGTCAAAAACAATAATCcacaaacaaaagagtttGAAGCAAAACATGTGTGAAACTCAAGGCCAGATATGAttctgttaaaataataacttACAATTTAATGACATCTGTGTCCATTCGACGTTTTCCAGCACTGGGCGaggacatttttgtttgcactCCAAAATCGACCACCTCGCGGAAAACTTCAGTCTGGGTTTCCCCCTCGAAATAAGAGTAGGTCCCCTTCTTTTCAGGTTAGACTCGATTGATttgtgaaattattttcgCCACAACTAATAAGAGAG
The window above is part of the Daphnia pulex isolate KAP4 chromosome 3, ASM2113471v1 genome. Proteins encoded here:
- the LOC124190967 gene encoding ubiquitin-conjugating enzyme E2 H-like, giving the protein MSSPSAGKRRMDTDVIKLIESKYEVTILGGLNEFAVKFYGPRGTPYEGGIWKVRVHLPEHYPFKSPSIGFMNKVYHPNIDEVSGTVCLDVINQAWTALYDLSNIFESFLPQLLTYPNPIDPLNGDAAAMYLHKPEEYKKKVQDYVKKFATEEALREQEAQEAAHLSSDSESSMSDFSEDEAQDMEL